GCGGCGCTCGCGCTCGCCGACCGCGACGGGCTGAGGTCGCTGTCGATGCGGCGCGTCGCGGCCGAACTCGGCGTCGAGGCGATGTCGCTGTACAACCACGTCCGCAACAAGGCCGATCTGGAGCGCGGCCTCATCGACAGCGTGTGGAGCGAGATCGACCTCGCCCGCGACGAACCGGACTGGCGCGCCGCGCTGCACCGGCTCGCCGGCTCCGCGCATGCGGCGCTGCGGTCGCACCCCTGGTTCTTCTCCCTCCCCCTCGCCGACGCCGGCTCGGCGCGACTCGCCGTCATCGACGCGACGCTCGCGCACCTGGCCGCCGGCGGCGTCCCGGACCACGTGGCGTTCCACGCTCTGCACATCCTCGACGGCCACGTGTACGGCTACACGTGGCAGGCCCTGCAGTTCGCCCCCGTCGACATCCCGACCCGCGTCGACGAGCTCCCCGACGAGATCCGCGCGTATCCGCATCTGTACGCGCACGCTCTCCAGCATCTCGAGGACCGGCCGCCCGGCGACGGATTCACGATCGGGCTCGACCTGATCCTCGACGGGCTGGAACGCTCGACCGCCGCGGCCGCATCCGGCCCCGCGTAGCACTCAGCGCACACCGAGGCAATCCCCCCGCGGCGGTCAGCCTCCGCGCGTATCGTCGGGCCCGCTCGCCGAGACGAGCACACCGTCGACCGACCGGGAGGAGCCCCGATGGCCACCACGACCGCGAAGAAGACCACCTCGACCCCCGCGCGAAACCGCCGCCGCGCCGCCCGCGGCGGCATGGGCGCCGCGCTGACGGGCGAGCAGAACGCCGAGACCGGTTTCTCGGCCTCCGCCGCCCTCAGCGAGAGCATGCAGAAGGTCCTCGTCGATCTGATCGAGCTGTCTCTGCAGGGCAAGCAGGCGCACTGGAACGTCGTGGGACGCAACTTCCGCGACACGCACCTGCAGCTCGACGAGATCATCGACGCCGCCCGCGAATTCGGCGACAGCGTCGCCGAGCGCATGCGCGCCCTGCATGCCCTGCCCGACGGGCGCAGCGACGTCGTCGCCGAGACCACGACCCTGCCGGAGTTCCCCCAGGGCGAGCTCGACACGAGCGAGGTCGTCGACCTCATGACCGAGCGGCTGGACGCCGTGGCGCACACGTGCCGCGAGGTCCACGACGCCGTCGACGACGAAGACCCCACGAGCGCCGACATCCTCCACGGAATCCTGGAGCGCGTCGAGCAGCTGTCGTGGATGGTGAGCGCGGAGAACCGCACGCCGAAGCGGTGATCCCCGGCGCTCACACGGCGCCGCCCGCGCTCCCCAGCCGCGGGCGGCGCCGCGTCATGTCCGGCCCGTCCACTGGCTAGAGTTGTGGGCATGCCCAACGAGCGCGAAGAGATGTCCGGCGGAATCATCGGCGGCGGGGGAAGCCCGACGCTGTGGGGGTTCCTCGTCGGCCTGATCGTGGCGGCCTTCATCGCCGTCCCCCTGTCGGCCACCGTCGCCTTCGCGACGCACCCGGGCACCCAGCAGCTGTTCGCCGGACGCCTCGAGGACGCGACCACGGGCGGCTACATGGCCTTCTGGTGGGTCGTGTCGATCTTCCTCGTCGCGCTGCCGTTCCTGGTCGGCTGGGGCGTCGCGACGCTGTCGCGCCGCACGATCTCGATCATCGCCGCGATCGTGGCCCTCTTCGTCCTGGCGATCGTGATCCTCGGGCAGCTGTTCGTCTTCTGACCCGCCGAGGCGGGTGCCACGGGCATCCGAGGATCAGCGGTTGCGCAGCGCGCGCGAATCCACCCAGACCACCTGCGACCCGTAGCGGATCTTGTACCAGACCCGACTCGCGGTCGTGACCTCGACGTTCCGGCCGCCCGGCAGGGTGCCGACCACGGCCCCGCCCGGCGACGAGCGCATGGGCGTCGAGCGCGTCGAGCGCATCTGCTGCAGGGGATAGCTGGCCGCGCTCCCGAACGAACCGAAGAAGTGCGTGTACGCCGTGCGCGCGAGCGCGCTGAGCGCGGACTTGGGCACGCCCCCCGTCGCGATGATCGAGATCACGAACGACGTCTGCGGTCCGCGCACGATCGCCGTGTCGCCCTGCAGCAGCCCCGACGAGATCCACAGGGCACCGGGCTTGCTCGCCTGGTACACGCCGGGCGGGATCCCCGAGGCGATACGTGTGCGGAAGATCTGGGAGTGCATGTAGTCCCGGAGGATGCGCGTGTACTTCGGCGAAAGCAGCTCGCCCCGCTCGAGCTTGCGGACGAACGCCGCGAGGTCGTTCGTGGTCGAGCGATTGCCCGCGTAGAGGATCGAGCCGCTCGCGGGCAGGCTGCCGTAGAACGTGTTCGACATGCCCAGGCTCTGGGCGATGCGCGTGAGCCTGGCCGAGCCCAGCCACGCGACGATGTCGTCGTGGCAGTGGTTGTCGGAAGCGTGGATCATCACGCGCAGGCACGTGCGCAGCGTGGTGCTGCGCGGTTTGGTGTTCCACGTCGAGGTGCCGTCCTGGATGCGCTTGAGCGCAGCGTAGGCGGCGACCAGCTTCATCATGCTCGCCGGATCGAGCCGCGTCGAGCCGCGCAGAGCGGTGCGCTCCTGCAGGCGCCCCAGTTCGATCACCGTGAAGGAGAAGGTCCCGTCGTACTTGCTCGCCGTCTGCTTCAGCGCCGACAGGAGCGAGGCCTGGAGCCGCGGCTTCTCGTCGCGGCACGCGGTGTTGTCATCCACGGCGGTGCGCAGCCAGCTGATCTTGCCGACGCCGATCACGCGCGAGCCCTGCGCCTCGATGTGGTCGGAGGTGCGGCTGAACATGCACTGGTACAAGGTGAAGACCATCGGCTGCCCGGTCGCAGCCGACAGCGCGGCTCCGAGTGCGACGTCCCACACGACGTCCGGATTGACGGCGTAGAACGCCTCCGGGGCGTCGGGTGCGAGGCGCGCCAGCTGCAGCGAGAACTCCAGCGGGTCGCTGTGACTGCGCCGCGAGACCGCGAAACCGGCGGCCTCCAGCCCGTCGGCGTAGGCGGAGCTCACCTCGGAGGTGCCGCCGACGACGACGATCGACGTCGCTCCGGTGCGCTGGAGCGCCTCCAGCGTGAGAGAAGCCACGGACGAGCCCTTCCCGTTGACCAGCAGCGCTGCACCCGAGGTCGTTCCCGCAAGAGAGATCGCCAGGGCATGCGACCGCAGATCCGACCCCGACAGGTACACGGTGTCCACCGGCTCGGATCGGGAGTCCAGTGCCAGGCGAGAGGCCTGCGGGCGGGACGAGAACATGATCCGCTCGACGGGGGCGATCGCCGCCAGCGCGTCGATCCCGCCGCGGTCGAAGTCGGCATCCGTGCCGAAGGCCACGATCGTCTTCGGCGCCAGACGCATCAGTTCCGTGCGCACCGTCGATGAGATCCCGTCCGCGCGGACGAACAGCAGCGGCGCGCTGCGATCGGCGGCGAGCGAGGCGGCGAGCACGGGACCGACCGTCGCATCGCCGTTCGCCACGATGACGGTCGTCGCGCCGTCCGGGAACGCCGCGCGCGACGCCAGCACCGCGCGCCCGAAGCGCGAGTTTCCGCCGAGGCGGGGCCCCGTCGGGACGACGGCCGACACGCCCGGCGCGGGCTCTTCGGGCTCCTCGCTGTCGGCCTCGGGCACCTCCGGCGCCGGGGTCGGCGTCGCGGTCGGCGTCGGGGTCGGCGTCGGGGTCGGCGTGGGCGACGGCGTCGCGGTGGCGGTCGGCGTCGGAGTGGGAGTGGGCGTCGGCGAAGCCGTGGCGGTCGGCGTGGGCTGCTCGACGGCGGCCGGGCGCGACTGGCCGGCCGCCCCGTCGACCGGCACGACGACGAGCGCCGCGACCACCGCAGTGGTGATCAGACGCGAGATCGACTCCGCCAGTGAGCGTCGAGGACGTGCTTTCACGGTGTTCCGACCATACCGATCGGCGGCACCGCCCGAGGTGAGGATCGTCTCATCTCGGGGACGCGTCACGTCACGCTCTGCGGCACCGCCACGCGCTCCGCGCCGGTGTAGACGTTCATCGAGTCACCGCGCAGGAATCCGACGAGCGTCAGGTCGGATGCCGCGGCCAGCTCGACCGCGAGCGACGACGGCGCCGACACCGCCGTGAGGATCGGGATGCCGGCCATGACGGCCTTCTGCACCAGCTCGAAGCTCGCGCGCCCAGACACCTGCAGCACCGTGCCCGTCAGCGGCAGGCGGTCCTCGAGCACCGCCCAGCCGACGACCTTGTCGACGGCGTTGTGGCGCCCGACATCCTCGCGCACGACGAGGAGTTCACCGGTAGCCGCGTCGAAGAGGGCCGCGGCGTGCAGGCCCCCGGTCTTCTCGAACACCACCTGCTCCTCGCGGAGCCGGTCGGGGAAGGTCACGAGCATCTCGGCGCCCACGACGGCGGCATCCGTCGACAGATCGAAGCGCGACACCGTCTCGACGGCATCGATCGACGCCTTGCCGCACACGCCGCACGACGACGTCGTGTAGAAGTTGCGCGAGAGCGACGACGCCGGCAGCTCCACGCCCGGCGCGAGGGTGACGTCGAGGACGTTGTAGGTGTTCTCGGTGTTGCCGGCGAGCGGGCCGCCGGTGCCGGGGCCGCCGCAGTGGATCGCCGAGCGGAACTCGCCGGCATGGCCGATGACGCCCTCCGACACGAGGAAGCCGGCGGCGAGCTCGACGTCGTGGCCCGGCGTGCGCATCGTGACGGCGAGCGGCTCGCCGCCGACGCGGATCTCGAGCGGCTCCTCGACCGCGAGCGTGTCGGGGCGCCTGGTCGGCGAGCCGCCGACCGTGATCTTCACGACGGGACGGCGTGCGGTGATGCGGCCCATGGTGAGAGCGTAGTCGCGTTCCCGGGCGCCGGCTCAGGCGCGGCGACGGCGGCCGGTCAGGTCGACCACCGCGATGATGAACGCCAGCGACAGGAAGAGCCCCACGGCCATGAGCCCGTACGCGTAGGCGTCGTGGAAGGCGGTGTACGTGCCGTTCTCCCCCTCCTCGCGGAAGATCGTCGCGTAGAACAGCGACAGGCCGACGGCGGTGCCCACGGCCGTGCCCATGCGCTGGCCGAGCTGTCCCACCGAGCCCGCGGTGCCGCCCTGCCGGACCGGGACGTCGGCCAGCGCCAGCGTCTGGTTGGGCGCGAGGACGAAGCCGCCCCCGGCCCCGCCCAGCATCAGCACGCCCGCCATCACCCACGGAATGGCCTCGGGAGCGAGGAACGTGGCGCTCGCCGCCAGCAGCCCCACCGAGACGAGCATCGCGATCAGTCCCCAGATCACGACCGGCCGCCCGTACGTCGACACGATGTTGCCGCCGATCCACGACGTCACGGCGCTCACCAGGGCGAAGCCGATCGTGACCGCCCCCGCCCACACCGGCTCGAGCCCCACCCCGCCCTGGAGGTAGAGCGTCGTCAGCAGGAACATGGCCGGGAGCGCCGCGAAGTAGACCACCTGCAGCAGCGTGCCGTTGCGGTACGACGCGATGCGGAACAGCCGGAACGGCACGAGGGGGACGCGTCCGCCGCGCTCGTAGCGGCGCTCCCACGCGACGAACGCCGCCGCGAAGAGCACGAACACCGCCAGCAGCCACCAGCGCATCGGATTGTCGTCCGGCGACCCCGTCGTGAACAGGAACGGCCACAGGAAGGCGAGGACGGTGGCGCCGAAGAGGATGACGCCGACGGGGTCGAGGTCGAGGGGCTTCTTCGTCCGCGCCCGCGTGCTGGGGAGCACCCAGATCGCCGCCCCGATCGCGATCAGTCCCAGGGGGACGTTCATCCAGAACGTCCAGCGCCATCCGTCGGACGGTCCGCCGAGGGCGATGAGCAGACCGCCCAGCGTCGGTCCGATCGCCGTGGCGATGCCGACCGTCGCGCCGAACAGCCCGAACGCGCGCCCCCGCTCGGCGCCGTGGAACAGCTGCTGGATCAGCCCGAGCACCTGGGGCATCTGCAGACCGGCCGCGGCGCCCTGCAGCAGGCGACCGATCATGAGCACGGTGGTCGTCGGCGCGACGGCGCAGAGCAGACTCGTCGCCGTGAACAGGGTCAGGCCGGTGATGAACAGAGCGCGCCGCGACCGCTGGTCGCCGAGTCTGCCGGCCGGCACCAGGACGAGCCCGAAGGTGAGGACGTAGCCCGAGACGATGAGCTGGAGCTCCGTGGAGCCCGACCCCAGCGCCGCCTCGATCGAGGGCAGTGCGACGTTGACCTTCGACAGGTCGAGGATCGTGATGGCGGCCACCCCGACCCCGACCCAGTACGCCCGCCAGCGCTGGAACGGCGTGAGCGGGATGGACCCGGTGGGAGGAGAAGGCGGCATCGGGTCAACTCTGCCGTGAAATCCGGATTCCGGGGTCGATCCTTCCGTCAGCCGCCAATCGCATTCATGCCGCGGGCCGGCTGGAGGAACGACGGATCGTTGATGGCGTGCCCCGGGAGCTTGCCGCGCACGCACGCGCGCAGCATCCGATCCACGTCCGCGTCGCCGTGGCCGGTTCGCAGGACCGGCAGCAGGTCGTACTCGGTCGTGGAGAACAGGCAGTTGCGCAGCTGCCCGTCCGCGGTGAGCCGCAGCCGGTCGCAGTCGCCGCAGAACGGTGCGGTCACGGACGCGATGACGCCGACCGTGTGGGGTCCGCCGTCGATGCTCCAGCGCTCGGCGGGCGCTCCCCCGCGCCCGGGCACGGCGGTGAGGTCCCACCGCTCCGACAGCGCGTGCAGGATCTCGTCGCGCGTGACCATGCTCGACCGGTCCCACGTGTGCCCGGCGTCCAGCGGCATCTGCTCGATGAAGCGCAGCTGCGCGCCGTGCCCGATGGCGAACTCGACGAGCTCGACGAGCTCGTCGTCGTTGACGCCGCGCATCGCGACGGCGTTGAGCTTGAGGGGGCGAAGACCGGATGCCGCGGCCGCGGCGATGCCGTCGAGCACGTCGTCGAGGCGGTCGCGGCGCGTCAGCTCGCGGAACCGGTCGCGGCGGAGCGTGTCGATGGAGATGTTGAGGCGCTGCAGCCCCGCGTCGATGAGACCGGGGAGGAACTCCGGAAGGCGGATGCCGTTGGTGGTCATGGCGATCTCGACCGGGGCGCCGTCGGGCCCGCTGATCCGCGCGAGGCGCCGGACCACGTCGACGATGTCGGCGCGCAGCAGCGGCTCGCCGCCGGTGAGGCGGAACGTGGTGATGCCGGCGGATGCCGCCACGCGGGCCACCTCGACGATCTCGTCGAGCGTGAGGATGCTGCTGCGCGCGAGCCACTCGTTGCCCTGCTCGGGCATGCAGTAGGTGCAGCGCAGCGAGCAGCGGTCGGTGAGCGAGATCCGCAGGTCGCGGTGCACGCGCCCGTGCGTGTCGACGAGCGCTCCCCCGACCTCGTCGCGGGCGACGTCCGGGGGACGCACGCCGATCATCACCGGGACGGCGGTCACGATGCCGCCTCCCGGCGCATGCCGTACTGGTGCGCCATCCTCCGAGGCTACCGGCCGCGGATCGGCCCGGCGCCGGCGTCGACCTTACGTTGCGGAGAACTCCGGCGCGGCCCTAGCACGCCGCGATGGGACCTAGGTCCCGGGAAATGGGTGGTGAGCGTTCGAACCACCTGCGATTCTGGGAACCACCTGGGAGCACGACCCCTGCGCCCATTGTGGTCAGACCACTGTTAGAGTGGCCCAGACCTCGCCGACCTCATCACCTGCGATCGGAGTCTTCACCGTGGAGTTCCTCGACCCGCTGCTGCTGGCACGCTGGCAGTTCGGCCTGACGACGCTGTACCACTTCATCTTCGTGCCGCTCACGCTCGGCATGTCGCTGTTCGTGGCGATCTTCCAGAGCGCCTGGTACCGGACCGCCGACGTGAAGTACCTGATGCTCACGCGGTTCTTCGGCAAGATCTTCCTGATCAACTTCGCGATGGGCATCGTCACCGGCATCGTGCAGGAGTTCCAGTTCGGCATGAACTGGTCCTCGTACAGCCGCTTCGTCGGCGACGTGTTCGGGGCGCCGCTGGCCTTCGAGGGCCTCATGGCGTTCTTCTTCGAGGCCACGTTCATCGGCCTGTGGATCTTCGGGTGGAACAAGCTGCCCAAGGGCGTCCATCTGGCGACGATCTGGATGACGGTCGTCGGCACGTGGCTGTCGGCGTACTTCATCCTCGCCGCGAACGCCTTCATGCAGAACCCGGTCGGCTACCAGATGTCGCAGGAGGGCGGCCGCGCCGAGATGGCGGACTTCGTGGCCGTGCTGACCAACCCGGTCGCGCTGACGCAGTTCCCGCACACGATCGTCTCGGCCATCATGTTCTCGGCCGGCGTCATGGTCGCCGCGGCGGCCTGGCACCTCGCCCGCAAGCAGAACGTCGAGACGATGCGCCCGGCGCTGAAGTTCGGCCTGTGGACCGTCGTGATCTCGTTCCTGGCCGTCGGCCTCACCGGCGACCAGCTGGGCCTGGTCATGGTCGAGACGCAGCCGATGAAGATGGCCGCGGCCGAGGCGCTGTTCAATTCCGCGTGCGGAGCCGACGCCTCCTTCTCGCTGTTCTCCATCGGCACGCCCGACGGCACGGGCGAGATATGGTCGCTGCGCGTGCCGTATCTGCTGGCATTCCTCTCGACGCACACGCTCGAAGGCTGCGTCGAGGGCATCAACGACCTGAACCTGCTCTACACGCAGGAGCTGTTCCCCCAGTTCGCCGACCAGGTCGACGGCAACTTCGCCCCGATCCTGTGGGTCACCTACTGGTCGTTCCGCTGGATGATGGGCTTCGGCGGCATCGCGGCGCTCATCGCCGTCGTGGGCCTGTGGGTCACCCGCAAGAACGCCAAGCGCGAGCCGGCCGCCTGGATGTGGAAGGTCGCGGTCTGGCAGGCGCCGCTCGCCCTGCTCGGCATCCTCGTCGGGTGGATCTTCACCGAGATGGGCCGCCAGCCGTGGATCGTGTTCGGGCTCATGCTCACCGAGGACGGCGTCTCGCCCAATGTGCCGGGCTGGAACGTGCTCGTCTCGCTCATCGCCTTCACGCTGATCTACGCGATCCTCGCCGTCGTCGAGTTCGGCCTGATCGTCAAGACGGTCAAGAAGGGGCCCGATCCCCTTCCCGGACCGGATGATGAGCATCCATCCGAAACGTCCGTCGAAGACACCCCGACCACGGTGTACTAGGAGCTCGCCATGGATCTCGCATACCTCTGGTTCTTCATCGTCGGCGTCCTGTTCGTCGGCTACTTCGTCCTCGACGGCTTCGACTTCGGCGTCGGCATGTCGCTCCCCTTCCTCGGCAAGAACGAGGTCTCGCGCCGCCAGATCATCAACACGATCGGCCCCGTGTGGGACCTCAACGAGACGTGGGTCATCGTCGCGGGCGCCTGCCTGTTCGCCGCCTTCCCGGAGTGGTACGCGACGCTCTTCAGCGGCTTCTACCTGGCGCTGCTGCTGATCCTGCTCGCCCTCATCGCGCGCGGTGTGTCGTTCGAGTACCGGCACCAGCGCGACGATCCGAAGTGGAAGGCCCGCTTCGACTGGATGATCGTCATCGGCTCGGCGCTGCCGGCTCTGCTGTGGGGCGTCGCGGTCGGCAACATCGTCCAGGGCGTGCCGATCGACGCGGACTTCAACTTCACCGGCACCCTGCTGACGCTGCTGAACCCGTACGGGCTGTGGGTGGGCGTCACGACGCTGCTGCTGTTCTGGCTGCACGGGGTGTACTTCATCGCCCTCAAGACCGACGGCCAGGTGCAGCAGGACGCGAACGCCCTCGCCAAGCGCCTCGCGATCCCCACGGTGGTCTTCGCCGCCGGGACCGTGGTGTGGACGTGGATCATCGCGGGCGGGCGCGAGGCTCCGCTGCTGTGGCTGAGCATCGCCACCGGCGCCATCGCCGCCGTCGCGCTGCTGCTGTCGGTGTGGGCAAACTGGATCAAGCGCGAGGGCTGGGCCTTCGGCTTCGGGGCGCTCACGATCGCGACCGCCGTGCTGTCGCTGTGGACCGCGCTGTTCCCGTACGTCATGCCGTCGTCGACCGACGACGCGTTCAGCCTCACGATCGAGAACGCCTCGAGCACCGAGCTGACGCTGACGATCATGACGTGGGCCGCCGTGATCTTCCTGCCGCTGGTGCTGCTGTACCAGGGCTGGACGTACTGGGTGTTCCGCAAGCGCGTCACGCGCGCTCACATCGAGAAGGCCGAGTCGGCCGTCCACTGAGCGCACCGCAGCGTCGAGCCGCCCCTCTCGCCTCGAGCCGCCCCCGTGGTGGCCGCAGCGAAAGGGGCGGCTCCACGCGGAGGGGGTGGCTCGACGTCGCTTAGGCTCGAACTGCTGTGAACGAACGATCGGATGCCGACGCCGCGGCCCCGCGCCCGCGCGTGCGGCCGGTGGACCCGCGACTGCTCCGCTACGCACGCGCGTCGCGCGTGTTCTTCGCCGCGGTGGCGGTCATCGCCGCCGGACAGGCGGCCGCGATCGTCTCGTTCGCGTGGCTCGTGACGCGCGCCGTCACGGGCGTGATCGACGGGATGCCCGCCGAAGAGGTGACCGCCACCCTCGCGATACTCGCCGCCGTGGTCGCCGTCCGGGCGCTGCTGCTGTGGGCGCGCGAGACCGTCGCGTCGCGCGCGGCCGCGCGCGTGCAGACCGAGCTGCGCACGCACCTCGTCGAGGCCGTCGGCGAGCTCGGGCCCGAGTGGCTGGGGCAGCGCTCCACCGCGAGCCTCGCCGTCACCGCCGGCCGCGGGCTCGACGCGCTCGAGGCGTACTTCGGCCGGTACCTGCCGCAGCTGGTCCAGACGGTCGTGGTGACGCCGCTGATCCTGCTGGTGATGTGGTGGGAGGACTGGCTGTCCGGCCTCACGGTGCTGCTCACCATCCCCCTCATCCCGCTGTTCATGGTGCTGATCGGCCTGGCCACCCGCGCCGTGCAGCAGAAGCAGTGGAAGACCCTTCAGCACCTCGCCGCGCGCTTCTCCGACACGGTGCAGGGACTGTCGACCCTCAAGGTCTACGGACGTCAGCACCGCGCGGCCGACTCCATCGCCGCCGTCACCGAGCGCTACCGCCGCGAGACCATGAAGGTGCTGCGCGTGTCGTTCCTGTCGGGCTTCGCGCTGGAGTTCCTCGCGAGCATCTCGGTCGCGATCGTGGCGGTGTCGATCGGCCTCCGCCTCGTCGACGGCTCGCTCGCGCTCGTCGTCGGCCTGTTCGTCCTCCTGCTGGCCCCCGAGGCGTATCTGCCGCTGCGTCAGGTGGGCGTGCAGTTCCACGCCGCCGCCGAGGGCGTCGCCGCGACCGAGGACGTTTTCGAGGTGCTCGACGCGGCCCGCACCTCGACGCGGCGTCACGCCCCCGGCCCCGCGACCGCGGAGGCTACGACCGTCGCCGCGGCGGCCTCCGAGCCGTCGACGCCCGGCCTCCTCCTCGCGGCAGTCCGCGTGCGGCGCGGGGAGCGCCTCCTCGACGCCGTCGACCTCACCGCCGCGCCCGGCACCGTCACACTCGCCGAGGGGCCGAGCGGCGCCGGCAAGTCCAGCATCCTCGCCGCTCTGCGCGGCGCCGCCGCGTTCGAGGGCACGGCCCGGTGGGACGGCCGCGACGTGCGCTCGCTCGCCCCGTCGGCCTGGCTGGCGTGGGCGGGCCAGCAGCCCGGGCTCGTGACCGGGACCGTCGCGGCGAACGTCGCCATCGGCGACGACGCCCCCGACGCGGAGCTCGTCGAGCGCGCCCTCGCCCTGGCGTGCGCCGACGGCATCCGCCCCGACCTCGCACTCGGCGTGCAGGGCGCGGGGCTCTCGGGCGGGCAGGCGCAGCGCGTCGCGGTCGCCCGCGCGTTCTACCGCCACCTGCGCGGCCGCGCCGGACTCATCGCCCTCGACGAGCCCAGCTCCGCCCTCGACGCCCACACCGAGGACCGTCTGTGGCAGTCGGTGCGCAGCCTCGCCGACGACGGCGCCGCCGTGCTGCTGGTGTCCCATCGCGAGAGCGCGCGGCGCGTCGCCGACGTCGTCGTCCGGATCGGCGCCCGGGAGGTGGTCGCGTGAGCACGGCACAGGTCTCCCCCGCCGGACTCCCGGACACCCCGGCCGGCGTGCTGCGTCAGGCGATCCCGCCCGCCCGCCGCTTCTGGCCCGCCCTCGCGGCGGGGTTCGCCTCGGAGGCGTCGGCCGTCGCCCTCCTCGCGGTGAGCGCGTGGCTGATCGTGCGCGCCAGCGAGATGCCGCCCGTGCTCTACCTGCAGGTCGCCGTCGTCGGCGTGCGGTTCTTCGCGATCTCCCGTGCGACCTTCCGCTACCTCGAGCGCCTCGTCGGGCATGACGCGGCGCTGCGGCAGCTCGCCGTCGCGCGTTCGTCGATCGTCCGCCGGCTCGTCCCGCTCGCTCCGGACGGGCTCGCGCGCACGAGCCGCGGGTCGGTGCTCGGCACCCTCGTCGACGACGTCGACGAGCTGCAGGACCTGCCGCTGCGCGTCGTCCAGCCGCTGGTGTCGTCGGCCCTCGTGGCGATCGGCGCCGTCGTGCTCGTCGCGTTCGTGTCGTGGCCGGCCGCCCTGGCGCTGCTGGTGTGCCTGATCGTCGCGGCCCTGGCGGCGACGGCATGGGGGTGGGCCTCGGGTGCGCGATGGGAGCGCGCGATCGCGCCGCTGCGCGGCCGCCTCGCCGACGCGCTCCTGGACCACTTCTCGAGCCTCGACGTGCTGCAGGCCTACGGAGCCGAGGCCGCCAGCGCTCAGCGCATCCGGGACGCGGACGCCGGACTGCGCCGAGCGGTCGTGCGGCGCGCGGGAGCGCAGGCGGGAACCGCGGCCGTCGTGTCGGTGCTCGCCGGCGTCGCGACGATCGCCGCCGTGCTCACCGCCGGTCCCGGCGTCGGCGACGGGACGATCACCGGGCCGGCGTTCGCCGTGGCGGTGCTGGTTCCGATGGCGGTGTTCGATGTCTTCGCGTCGGTGCCGATGGCGGCCGCGTCGTGGCGCCAGGTGCGCGCCTCGGCGGGCCGCGTGGCGGCATCCGTCCCGTCCGAGATCCCCGCCGAACTCGTCGTCGACCGTGTTCCCGCCACCGGCGACGCACCCGCGCTCGGCGATGGCGTGACGCTGCAGGACGCGACGGTGCGGTGGCCGGGCGCCGAGCGGCCCGCCCTCGAGGGCGCGTCGCTGCGGGTGCACCCCGGAGAGCGCGTGCTGGTGGTCGGCTCCAGCGGCGCCGGCAAGT
This region of Microbacterium thalassium genomic DNA includes:
- a CDS encoding MFS transporter, coding for MPPSPPTGSIPLTPFQRWRAYWVGVGVAAITILDLSKVNVALPSIEAALGSGSTELQLIVSGYVLTFGLVLVPAGRLGDQRSRRALFITGLTLFTATSLLCAVAPTTTVLMIGRLLQGAAAGLQMPQVLGLIQQLFHGAERGRAFGLFGATVGIATAIGPTLGGLLIALGGPSDGWRWTFWMNVPLGLIAIGAAIWVLPSTRARTKKPLDLDPVGVILFGATVLAFLWPFLFTTGSPDDNPMRWWLLAVFVLFAAAFVAWERRYERGGRVPLVPFRLFRIASYRNGTLLQVVYFAALPAMFLLTTLYLQGGVGLEPVWAGAVTIGFALVSAVTSWIGGNIVSTYGRPVVIWGLIAMLVSVGLLAASATFLAPEAIPWVMAGVLMLGGAGGGFVLAPNQTLALADVPVRQGGTAGSVGQLGQRMGTAVGTAVGLSLFYATIFREEGENGTYTAFHDAYAYGLMAVGLFLSLAFIIAVVDLTGRRRRA
- a CDS encoding serine hydrolase; this translates as MKARPRRSLAESISRLITTAVVAALVVVPVDGAAGQSRPAAVEQPTPTATASPTPTPTPTPTATATPSPTPTPTPTPTPTATPTPAPEVPEADSEEPEEPAPGVSAVVPTGPRLGGNSRFGRAVLASRAAFPDGATTVIVANGDATVGPVLAASLAADRSAPLLFVRADGISSTVRTELMRLAPKTIVAFGTDADFDRGGIDALAAIAPVERIMFSSRPQASRLALDSRSEPVDTVYLSGSDLRSHALAISLAGTTSGAALLVNGKGSSVASLTLEALQRTGATSIVVVGGTSEVSSAYADGLEAAGFAVSRRSHSDPLEFSLQLARLAPDAPEAFYAVNPDVVWDVALGAALSAATGQPMVFTLYQCMFSRTSDHIEAQGSRVIGVGKISWLRTAVDDNTACRDEKPRLQASLLSALKQTASKYDGTFSFTVIELGRLQERTALRGSTRLDPASMMKLVAAYAALKRIQDGTSTWNTKPRSTTLRTCLRVMIHASDNHCHDDIVAWLGSARLTRIAQSLGMSNTFYGSLPASGSILYAGNRSTTNDLAAFVRKLERGELLSPKYTRILRDYMHSQIFRTRIASGIPPGVYQASKPGALWISSGLLQGDTAIVRGPQTSFVISIIATGGVPKSALSALARTAYTHFFGSFGSAASYPLQQMRSTRSTPMRSSPGGAVVGTLPGGRNVEVTTASRVWYKIRYGSQVVWVDSRALRNR
- a CDS encoding TetR/AcrR family transcriptional regulator; protein product: MARAGLTRDGVLAAALALADRDGLRSLSMRRVAAELGVEAMSLYNHVRNKADLERGLIDSVWSEIDLARDEPDWRAALHRLAGSAHAALRSHPWFFSLPLADAGSARLAVIDATLAHLAAGGVPDHVAFHALHILDGHVYGYTWQALQFAPVDIPTRVDELPDEIRAYPHLYAHALQHLEDRPPGDGFTIGLDLILDGLERSTAAAASGPA
- the moaA gene encoding GTP 3',8-cyclase MoaA; protein product: MTAVPVMIGVRPPDVARDEVGGALVDTHGRVHRDLRISLTDRCSLRCTYCMPEQGNEWLARSSILTLDEIVEVARVAASAGITTFRLTGGEPLLRADIVDVVRRLARISGPDGAPVEIAMTTNGIRLPEFLPGLIDAGLQRLNISIDTLRRDRFRELTRRDRLDDVLDGIAAAAASGLRPLKLNAVAMRGVNDDELVELVEFAIGHGAQLRFIEQMPLDAGHTWDRSSMVTRDEILHALSERWDLTAVPGRGGAPAERWSIDGGPHTVGVIASVTAPFCGDCDRLRLTADGQLRNCLFSTTEYDLLPVLRTGHGDADVDRMLRACVRGKLPGHAINDPSFLQPARGMNAIGG
- a CDS encoding Dps family protein — its product is MATTTAKKTTSTPARNRRRAARGGMGAALTGEQNAETGFSASAALSESMQKVLVDLIELSLQGKQAHWNVVGRNFRDTHLQLDEIIDAAREFGDSVAERMRALHALPDGRSDVVAETTTLPEFPQGELDTSEVVDLMTERLDAVAHTCREVHDAVDDEDPTSADILHGILERVEQLSWMVSAENRTPKR
- the fdhD gene encoding formate dehydrogenase accessory sulfurtransferase FdhD; its protein translation is MGRITARRPVVKITVGGSPTRRPDTLAVEEPLEIRVGGEPLAVTMRTPGHDVELAAGFLVSEGVIGHAGEFRSAIHCGGPGTGGPLAGNTENTYNVLDVTLAPGVELPASSLSRNFYTTSSCGVCGKASIDAVETVSRFDLSTDAAVVGAEMLVTFPDRLREEQVVFEKTGGLHAAALFDAATGELLVVREDVGRHNAVDKVVGWAVLEDRLPLTGTVLQVSGRASFELVQKAVMAGIPILTAVSAPSSLAVELAAASDLTLVGFLRGDSMNVYTGAERVAVPQSVT